One Vespa crabro chromosome 4, iyVesCrab1.2, whole genome shotgun sequence DNA segment encodes these proteins:
- the LOC124423804 gene encoding ribonuclease P protein subunit p20 encodes MAEEHKLQCINKIKSKKSNVQHNVIKTLLSNGNYTLRKRQPKLIRQVNRDIYVTNKTDFKAQISKCEKLLNIGVSEIIIHGLGAAIDRACNLALQLKEIHHNSLDLDIKTSTAELIDDFEPLNDDYDYKVKMRRNSAIHIRVFRKEAMGILQCKAK; translated from the exons ATGGCCGAAGAACATAAACtacaatgtataaataaaattaaatcgaaaaaaagtaatgttCAGCACAACgttataaaaacattattatcaaatgGTAATTATACATTAAGAAAACGGCAACCTAAATTAATTAGACAAGTTAACAGGGATATATACGTGACAAATAAAACAGATTTTAAG GCACAAATAAGCAAGTGTGAAAAACTACTTAATATTGGTGTGtctgaaataataattcatggGCTTGGTGCTGCTATAGATAGAGCATGTAATTTGGCACTTCAGTTGAAAGAAATTCATCATAATAGCTTAGACTTGGACATTAAAACTTCTACTGCAGAACTTATTG aTGACTTTGAACCACttaatgatgattatgattataaagTGAAAATGAGACGTAATTCTGCCATACATATTCGTGTTTTTAGGAAAGAAGCAATGGGAATATTGCAGTGTAAAGCAAAATGA
- the LOC124423797 gene encoding cleavage stimulation factor subunit 1 translates to MGVFSKNSEQVTNIQSPSGNKETHNIMKEPDVDPKNIIKSRELLYRLMISQLFYDGHQTLAVQLSNMIQAEPPCPPSDRLLHLMLIGAAHEPDRTKKDTNNLSTFTTSFDNTLGPGLDLEFETEAQTQAPEPAQYETAYVTSHKGNCRAGAFSTDGQLIATGSVDASIKILDVDRMLAKSAPDEMAPGDQTGGHPVIRTLYDHLEEVTCLEFHPREPILVSGSRDFSVKLFDFSKASVKKAFRTITDADQIRCLSFHPTGDFLVVGTNHPVVRLYDVNTAQCFVCSIPNHQHTAGITSIKYSPDAKTYASAGKDGSIKLWDGVSNRCINTFVKAHDGYEVCSVTFTRNGKYLLSSGKDSLIKLWELSTSRCLIAYTGAGTTGKQEHKAQAIFNHTEDYVMFPDEATTSLCAWNSRNASRKQLLSLGHNGPVRLIVHSPTAPAFLTCSDDFRARFWFRRMPTH, encoded by the exons ATGGGCGTTTTTTCGAAGAATTCCGAACAAGTAACCAACATTCAGTCGCCTTCCGGAAATAAAGAAACTCATAACATTATGAAGGAACCTGACGTGGatccaaaaaatataataaaaagtagagAATTACTTTACAGACTTATGATCag tcaattattttatgatgGTCATCAAACACTTGCCGTACAATTGTCTAACATGATTCAAGCAGAACCTCCATGTCCACCATCGGATCGATTACTTCATCTTATGTTAATTGGTGCTGCTCATGAACCAGATCGTACTAAAAAGGATACAAATAACTTATCCACATTTACTACAAGTTTTGATAATACATTGGGTCCTGGTTTAGATCTAGAATTTGAAACAGAAGCTCAAACACAAGCGCCAGAACCAGCACAATATGAAACAGCTTATGTTACTTCCCATAAAGGAAATTGTAGAGCAGGAGCTTTCTCTACAGATGGACAATTAATAGCTACTGGATCAGTAGATGcatctattaaaattttagaTGTGGATAGAATGTTAGCAAAATCTGCACCAGATGAAATGGCACCTGGTGATCAAACTGGAGGTCATCCAGTAATACGAACATTATATGATCATTTGGAAGAAGTAACATGTTTAGAATTTCATCCACGTGAACCAATACTTGTATCTGGCAGTCGTGATTTTTCTGTGAAACTATTTGACTTTAGTAAAGCAAGTGTCAAGAAGGCATTTAGAACAATTACAGATGCTGATCAAATACGGTGTTTATCATTTCATCCAACTGGTGATTTTTTGGTAGTAGGAACTAATCATCCAGTTGTAAGGTTATATGATGTGAATACAGCTCAATGTTTTGTGTGCAGTATACCTAATCATCAACATACAGCTGGAATAACTAGTATAAAGTATTCTCCAGATGCAAAAACATATGCATCAGCTGGTAAAGATGGAAGTATTAAATTGTGGGATGGTGTTTCAAATCGTTGCATAAATACTTTTGTTAAAGCGCATGATGGTTATGAAGTATGTTCAGTGACATTTACAAGAAATGGAAAg TATTTATTGTCTTCTGGAAAAGattctttgataaaattatgGGAATTGTCAACAAGTAGATGCTTAATAGCATATACTGGAGCTGGTACAACag GTAAACAAGAACATAAAGCACAAGCAATTTTTAATCACACAGAAGATTATGTAATGTTTCCTGATGAAGCTACTACATCCTTGTGTGCTTGGAATTCTCGAAATGCATCAAGAAaacagttattatctttaggtCATAATGGACCTGTAAGGTTAATTGTTCACTCACCAACTGCACCCGCATTTTTGACATGTAGTGATGATTTTAGAGCAAGATTCTGGTTCAGAAGAATGCCAactcattaa